Proteins encoded together in one SAR324 cluster bacterium window:
- a CDS encoding DsbA family protein yields the protein MTSLLTLVSILLVTTLSYAADIRGYYTPVGPVPSAHTVKKVRFEELMNFGCIHCNNLRKASLKLREEYADHVDFIDIPITFREQDDSPLRLYYVAERLGKGKMVKEELFRTRFEYDVNVFDPGIINYLAKSLGLDQEYQAESRKPWVEAKLAEAERKTEQYGLTGTPTVVLEGSMKMDIGRYGSIEKFVADVPQTFADLLAKP from the coding sequence ATGACGTCATTGCTGACCCTTGTTTCGATCTTGTTGGTAACCACGCTCTCGTACGCTGCTGACATTCGTGGGTACTACACCCCTGTGGGACCCGTCCCTTCAGCACATACGGTAAAGAAGGTTCGCTTCGAAGAACTTATGAACTTTGGCTGCATCCACTGCAACAACTTACGCAAGGCTTCCCTGAAACTGCGGGAAGAATATGCCGACCACGTTGACTTTATTGACATCCCAATTACCTTCCGTGAGCAGGATGATTCCCCTCTACGGCTTTACTATGTCGCTGAAAGGCTGGGTAAGGGCAAGATGGTCAAGGAGGAACTCTTCCGCACTCGCTTCGAGTATGATGTGAATGTCTTCGATCCCGGGATCATTAACTATCTAGCCAAGAGCTTGGGGCTGGACCAGGAATACCAGGCAGAATCTCGTAAGCCTTGGGTGGAAGCCAAACTCGCTGAAGCGGAGCGTAAAACAGAACAGTACGGTTTGACTGGAACCCCAACGGTCGTTCTGGAAGGTAGTATGAAGATGGACATCGGGCGTTACGGTTCGATCGAGAAGTTCGTGGCTGATGTGCCACAGACTTTCGCAGATTTGCTCGCCAAACCGTAA
- the aceB gene encoding malate synthase A, whose product MPDGIQIQGPMHEGFAEILSEEAQKFIVQLHRQFNGRRQELLKRRAEVQQALFNGQKPSYSEETRSVREGDWKVAPLPDDLQDRRCEITGPVEAKMMINAMNSGARVFMADLEDANSPNWFNQIQGQINLQRAIDRTLEFTNPAGKEYKLNDEVSTLIVRPRGWHLNEKHILIDGEIASGSLVDFGLYFFHNNERVKKINSGIYLYLPKLENHQEAKLWNDVFVMAQEYVGKPIGSIKATILIEHILAPFEIEEMLYVLKDHMAGMNAGRWDYMFSCIKKFRSDPNFLWPDRVHVTMTVPFMRAYTESLVRACHKRGAHAIGGMAAFIPSRRDPEVNKVAIGKVRADKERDANDGYDGSWVAHPDLVPICNEVFTEKFGPKRVNQKDNLREDVVPNPDGFINFKVPGEITEGGLRNNISVGIQYVESWLNGMGAVAIFNLMEDAATAEISRSQIWQWIRHPEGKLSDGRKITVEMYRQFAEEELEKIRAERGESFSEERFAKAAKTMDVLATDPEFREFLTVQAYDLLD is encoded by the coding sequence ATGCCTGATGGAATTCAGATCCAAGGCCCTATGCACGAGGGTTTTGCCGAAATCCTCTCTGAAGAGGCCCAAAAATTTATTGTTCAGCTGCATCGACAATTCAACGGACGTCGCCAGGAATTGCTGAAGCGTCGTGCAGAAGTACAGCAGGCACTCTTCAATGGACAAAAACCCAGCTATTCGGAAGAGACTCGATCCGTTCGTGAAGGTGACTGGAAAGTCGCGCCACTGCCAGACGACCTGCAAGATAGACGTTGTGAGATCACTGGGCCTGTCGAAGCCAAGATGATGATCAACGCGATGAACTCCGGAGCCCGAGTCTTCATGGCAGACTTGGAAGATGCCAACAGCCCCAACTGGTTCAACCAGATCCAGGGACAGATCAATCTGCAGCGAGCGATTGACCGTACTCTAGAGTTCACCAATCCGGCTGGCAAGGAATACAAACTGAACGATGAAGTCTCTACCCTGATCGTACGCCCACGTGGTTGGCATCTTAATGAGAAGCACATCTTGATCGATGGTGAGATCGCATCAGGTTCATTAGTCGACTTCGGCTTATACTTCTTCCACAACAACGAGCGGGTCAAGAAGATCAACTCTGGAATCTATCTCTACCTGCCAAAGCTGGAGAATCATCAGGAAGCCAAGCTCTGGAACGATGTCTTCGTGATGGCTCAAGAGTACGTAGGCAAACCAATCGGCAGCATCAAGGCCACGATCCTGATCGAGCACATCCTCGCTCCCTTCGAAATTGAAGAGATGCTGTATGTGCTGAAAGATCACATGGCAGGCATGAACGCTGGACGCTGGGATTACATGTTCAGCTGCATCAAAAAATTCCGATCGGATCCAAACTTCCTCTGGCCAGATCGTGTTCATGTGACTATGACCGTACCCTTCATGCGAGCCTATACAGAATCACTGGTCCGCGCCTGTCACAAGCGAGGAGCGCATGCTATCGGTGGGATGGCTGCCTTCATCCCAAGCCGACGGGATCCTGAAGTTAACAAGGTGGCTATCGGCAAAGTCAGAGCAGACAAGGAGCGTGATGCCAATGATGGCTATGATGGTTCCTGGGTTGCGCACCCCGACCTAGTACCCATCTGCAACGAAGTTTTCACAGAAAAGTTTGGACCCAAACGTGTGAACCAGAAGGATAATCTTCGAGAAGATGTGGTTCCCAATCCGGATGGTTTCATCAACTTTAAGGTTCCCGGAGAGATCACCGAGGGTGGCTTGCGCAACAACATCAGCGTGGGTATTCAGTACGTCGAATCCTGGCTGAACGGCATGGGAGCGGTGGCCATCTTCAATTTGATGGAAGACGCAGCTACCGCAGAAATTTCACGTTCTCAGATATGGCAGTGGATTCGCCATCCAGAAGGGAAATTGTCAGACGGTCGCAAAATCACGGTTGAGATGTACCGACAGTTCGCGGAGGAAGAGTTGGAGAAAATTCGGGCAGAGCGTGGGGAGAGCTTCAGTGAGGAGCGCTTTGCCAAGGCAGCCAAGACTATGGACGTACTGGCAACTGATCCAGAATTCCGTGAATTCCTGACGGTTCAAGCCTACGACCTGCTCGACTGA
- a CDS encoding DUF58 domain-containing protein — MPTPTDGLQLALADLLPGTFPLGSLQARRTLPTSSRIGSHRSRFQGRGMEFDEVRLYQAGDDVRLIDWLVTARTGRAHTKLFREEREQPNFLLLDCSPSMFFATQGQLKVRLAACLAAQLAWRALKNQDRVALWFAGARTHHEAAPKEHRPALLQMLGKLVEAYQQELLGLQEEGFISVDPSPLLKLLERFNRIQRPGNVIWLFSDFQQFGEEEWKLCRRLVRHCELRPVCLLDPLEQQMPWRGEVLFQQGATHLTLDWGESREKEFQRQFKAWQHGLQEKFRQLNRPIYWMQTTDERANFQTSISSTASL, encoded by the coding sequence ATGCCCACTCCCACCGATGGTCTGCAACTGGCCTTGGCGGACCTCCTCCCCGGGACATTCCCCCTTGGTTCCCTGCAAGCACGACGAACCCTCCCCACAAGTTCCAGAATTGGCTCTCATCGAAGCCGCTTTCAGGGACGGGGGATGGAATTTGACGAGGTTCGACTCTATCAGGCAGGAGACGATGTCCGCCTGATCGACTGGCTGGTCACAGCACGAACTGGTCGAGCCCACACCAAACTCTTCCGTGAAGAACGTGAGCAACCCAACTTTCTTTTGTTGGACTGTTCCCCCTCCATGTTTTTTGCCACTCAAGGACAACTTAAGGTTCGACTGGCTGCTTGTCTGGCGGCGCAGCTGGCTTGGCGGGCTCTGAAAAATCAGGACCGGGTTGCACTTTGGTTTGCTGGGGCACGAACTCATCATGAGGCTGCACCTAAGGAACATCGTCCGGCGCTGCTGCAGATGCTCGGCAAATTGGTGGAAGCCTATCAACAGGAGCTACTGGGATTGCAGGAAGAGGGATTTATTTCTGTTGATCCGTCACCACTATTAAAGCTGTTGGAACGCTTCAATCGTATTCAGCGTCCAGGTAACGTAATCTGGCTCTTCAGTGATTTTCAGCAATTTGGGGAAGAGGAGTGGAAACTCTGTCGACGACTGGTTCGACATTGTGAGTTACGACCAGTTTGTCTTTTGGATCCCTTAGAGCAACAGATGCCCTGGCGAGGGGAGGTTCTTTTTCAGCAAGGCGCAACGCACCTAACCCTAGATTGGGGTGAGTCAAGAGAAAAGGAGTTTCAAAGACAGTTCAAAGCGTGGCAGCATGGTCTTCAAGAGAAATTTCGCCAGTTGAATCGACCCATCTACTGGATGCAAACAACTGACGAGAGAGCTAACTTTCAGACGTCGATATCATCCACTGCATCGTTGTAG
- the fabF gene encoding beta-ketoacyl-ACP synthase II, producing the protein MSDRRRIVVTGLGCVSPLGNSVAEAWSACSSGKSGIGPITHFDASEFRTQIAGEVRNYQVPDIVSTKEARKMELFILYAVGAAAEALQDANLEITEELEEETGVSMGVGIGGLGNIERHTLLVEEGGPKRISPFFIPMTLVNLAPGQVSMVFKARNYNACSVSACTSSNHAIGTAARIIERGDAKIMLAGGSESAVTPLGVGGFAAMRALSTRNDDPERASRPYDQDRDGFVLSEGGAMLILEDYEFAKARGARIYCEIIGYGVSSDAHHITAPSMEGPARAIKLALKDAKMNSEDLDYINAHGTSTPAGDLNELRALKLALGEDTAKHISISSTKSMTGHLLGAAAAIEAVFSIKAMVQGLVPPTINVENLDPECDLDITPNVARERQITHVMSNAFGFGGTNASVIFRKI; encoded by the coding sequence ATGAGCGATCGTCGTCGAATCGTCGTGACCGGTCTTGGTTGCGTCAGTCCACTTGGAAACAGCGTGGCAGAAGCTTGGAGTGCCTGTTCCTCTGGAAAGTCAGGCATTGGTCCAATCACACATTTTGATGCTTCGGAGTTCCGAACTCAAATTGCTGGGGAAGTACGGAACTACCAAGTTCCTGACATTGTCTCTACTAAAGAAGCTCGTAAGATGGAACTCTTCATTCTCTATGCAGTTGGTGCGGCAGCGGAGGCTCTCCAAGACGCTAACTTGGAGATCACCGAAGAGTTGGAAGAAGAAACTGGTGTCTCAATGGGAGTAGGAATCGGGGGATTGGGCAACATCGAGCGGCATACGCTGTTGGTGGAAGAGGGAGGACCAAAACGGATTTCTCCCTTCTTCATTCCAATGACTCTTGTTAATCTGGCCCCAGGTCAGGTCTCAATGGTTTTCAAGGCTCGCAACTATAACGCTTGTTCAGTTTCGGCCTGTACCTCCTCCAATCATGCGATTGGTACTGCAGCGCGCATCATTGAACGTGGAGATGCGAAAATCATGTTGGCAGGAGGCAGTGAATCTGCTGTGACTCCACTGGGTGTCGGAGGTTTTGCGGCGATGAGAGCACTCAGCACACGCAATGATGACCCAGAACGGGCGAGTCGTCCTTACGATCAAGATCGAGATGGCTTTGTTCTTTCGGAGGGAGGAGCAATGCTGATTCTCGAAGATTATGAATTTGCGAAAGCCAGAGGAGCTCGGATCTACTGTGAGATTATTGGGTATGGAGTCAGTTCGGATGCCCATCACATCACTGCCCCTTCCATGGAAGGTCCAGCTCGAGCTATAAAACTAGCCCTCAAGGATGCGAAGATGAACTCAGAGGATCTAGACTACATCAACGCTCATGGCACCTCAACCCCGGCAGGAGATCTTAACGAATTGCGAGCGCTCAAGCTGGCGCTTGGAGAAGACACCGCAAAGCATATTTCCATCAGTTCCACCAAGTCCATGACTGGGCATCTACTGGGAGCTGCGGCGGCAATTGAGGCAGTTTTCTCTATCAAAGCCATGGTACAAGGCCTTGTACCTCCTACGATCAATGTCGAAAATCTGGACCCGGAATGTGATCTAGACATCACCCCAAACGTGGCTCGTGAACGTCAGATAACACACGTCATGTCGAACGCCTTTGGCTTCGGCGGGACAAATGCTTCGGTCATATTCCGTAAAATCTAA
- the acpP gene encoding acyl carrier protein, producing MDEIVSKVTKIISEQLGKDESEINLESHFIDDLDADSLDTVELVMALEEEFSIDIPDDASEKITTVQSAVDFIRSATG from the coding sequence ATGGATGAAATCGTATCAAAGGTCACGAAGATCATCAGCGAGCAACTTGGCAAAGATGAGTCTGAGATCAATTTAGAATCCCACTTCATTGACGACCTAGACGCAGACTCACTGGACACCGTTGAACTGGTCATGGCGCTGGAAGAAGAATTCAGCATCGACATCCCAGATGATGCCTCCGAAAAAATCACCACCGTCCAGTCAGCTGTTGACTTCATCCGATCCGCTACTGGCTGA